The Mobula hypostoma chromosome 5, sMobHyp1.1, whole genome shotgun sequence region GCCGGTTCACAGGCCAGGGTCtgattccctccccaccccaccgccCCCAATAACTGCTGCTGCCACTCCCGAGTTGACAGCGGCAGATGATCACATTAAAAGGGAGGTGTCAGCCGACCAACATCGCTTAAAGGTGCATGGCCAGCTGTTGTCGTTCTCTTCAGCCTGGTTCCCGCGTCTACAAGCGGCAACAACTGACAAAACGAGGGGTGAAACCCCAGCAGAGGAGCAAACACGAAGGGGCACATCATTGAACGAGAACCCGAACTTGGACCGACAGGCGCGAGTGTTTAAAATGAGGTTTTGGGCCTGTAATCTAAGAAAGGAGGTGCAGGAATTGGAGACAGCCCTGAGGAGGTTAACAAGAATGAcgccaggaatggaagggttaacgtatgaggagtatttgatggctttgggcctgtactcactggagtttagacgaATGCGGGGTACTTCATTGAATACTGGAagtccaagatagagtggatgtgcagaggatgtttcctataatgggggaatctaggaccagagggcacagcctcaggatagaaaaatgtccctttagaacagatggggaggaatttctttggccagagggtggtgaatctgtggaacacattgccacagacggctgtgcaggTCAATTCATTGGGTGTACCTAAAGagcaggttgataagttcttgattagtcagggcatcagatgttacgggcagaaggcaggagagtgagacTGCAgacaaataaatcagccatgattaatgaAGGAGAAGATTGACCTGATTAAGCCTCTACGTCCTATGGTCTCACGGACACCGTGTAGTTGCCTCTGCAGCGTTCGGAGAGTTATCGGACACTGGGGTTCGGCAGAATGGGGCAGGTGTAATGGAAGGATCCAATGGGCTGGAGGCACCGATAACAGAAGTGATGCTTGCAGCTGGGGCAAATCATGTAGTTGCAGCCGCCCTGGTGGGCCATGAGCAGCTTACACCTCGGGCACGGCCGCACGCTCGGGCACCCATGAACCTTGCTGTTCAGACGCTCGATGGACTTGCACGAGCTCAGGACCACCAGTGAGGAGCAGTCGGAGTGGGGGCAGGTCACCCCCGGCGTGAGCGAGCCCTCCCACTCCCGACCACAATTCCAACAGAACCGGAAATCCTTCTCACTCCATCCCGGGCACCGAGGGCACTCAACACACAGGACCTCGCTACTGCTTCTCTGTACCAGCTGGGCACACTGCGGGCACTGCCAGAGAGACGACAACGTCAGCCAATACCCACCTTACCGTCCCAACAGACccgcccggggtcagacacagactaaagctccttccacactatcccatcacacactcccggggtcagacacagagtgaaactccctccacaccgtcccatcacacactcccggggtcagacacaaagtgaatctccctccacacagtcccatcacacactcccagggtcagacacagagtgaaactccctccacaccgtcccatcacacactcccggggtcagacacagagtgaaactccctccacaccgtcccatcacacactcccggggtcagacacagagtgaaactccctgcgcaccgtcccatcacacactcccggggtcagacacagagtgaagctccctccacaccgtcccatcacacactcccagggtcagacacagagtgaatgtccctccacaccgtcccatcacacactccccgggtcagacacagagtgaatctccctccacaccgtcccatcacacactcccggggtcagacagagtgaaactccctccacaccgtcccatcacacactcccggggtcagacacagagtgactttccctccacaccgtcccatcacacactcccggggtcagacacagaatgaaactccctccacaccgtcccatcacacactcccgaggtcagacacagaatgactttccctccacaccatcccatcacacactcccagggtcagacacagagtgaagctccctccacactgtccgatcacacactcccagggtcagacacagagtgaaactccctccacaccgtcccatcacacactcctggggtcagacacagagtgaaactccctccacaccgtcccatcacacactcccggggtcggggtcagacagagtgaaactccctccacaccgtcccatcacacactcctggggtcagaagcagagtgaagctccctccacaccgtcccatcacacactcccggggtcagacacagagtgaaactccctccacaccgtcccatcgcacactcccggggtcagacacagagtgactttccctccacaccgtcccatcacacactcccggggtcagacacagagtgaagctccctccacaccgtccaatcacacactcccggggtcagacacagagtgaaactccctctacaccgtcccgtcacacacattcccggggtcagacacagagtgactttccctccacaccgtcccatcacacactcccggggtcagacacagagtgactttccctccacaccatcccatcacacactcccggggtcagacacagagtgaagctccctccacactgtccgatcacacactcccaggtcagacacagagtgaaactccctccacaccgtcccatcacacactcccggggtcagacacagagtgaaactccctccacaccgtcccatcacacactcccggggtcagacacagagtgaagctccctccacaccgcgcgcaacacacactccctgggtcagacagagagtgaaactccctccacatcgtcccatcacacactcctggggtcagaagcagagtgaagctccctccacaccgtcccatcacacactcccggggtcagacacagagtgaaactccctccacaccgtcccatcacacactcccggggtcagacacagagtgaaactccctgcacactgtcccatcacacactcgtggggtcagacacagagtgaaactccctgcgcaccgtcccatcacacactcccggggtcagacacagagtgaagctccctccacaccgtcccatcacacactcccagggtcagacacagagtgaatgtccctccacaccgtcccatcacacactccccgggtcagacacagagtgaatctccctccacaccgtcccatcacacactcccggggtcagacacagagaggagctgtgctgactgagctgggagaaatcgaaggaaaactactggataaagttcgtggaatactttggaggtggctctaaaagtctcttggacaactgagtgagtgacggcgttggcgtggaagctcggtgtggagtttttgctgccggtttggactgggtttgttggcggctgcttactgcgtagctcccagctgcggccgctggcaactcgccagtaagccggttcgctccaaaaccggaggcaaacgccgtcgttttccccccattgacatcggggcaacgttcctcctccattgttttcctgatttttcgtccggtgtcggtgccggtgccggagcatctggaaggacgtttcggcctctcccggcctgggtctctgcaagtccgacggagcctttcctggcgccGAGCCAGCGAGGAACTGTCGACTGCAAACGTTCCCGGCCAGTTATTCGACTCGCTCCAGGACTTCTAACTGGCACCGCCGCAAAATTCTCGGACTGGAAAGAGCGCCAGCATGCCGGACCGGTCTCCAGGGAGTCGCGGGCCTTCGGGGAGTTACGCAAGGGCGGCTGCCTCCCCGGCCTCGGACAACGCCCTGTTTCGGTCGGTGAAGGTGGAACgtggggtgcaatgtattttgcgccctggaatgacactagaaaagtgtacggaggcaatggaggaccttgtggggaaaggtggtattctggccaccgagaaggagttcggaaaggcggtgttctatctggtgaatgaagagctagtgcaccgggccctaagcaggggagtcacggtggacaccatctttttacctatggagctggtgacggcccccacgcaacgtatcgtgcttgggcatgttaagcctttcattccaaatgaggacttgcttcccccactggcccgtttagggcaagtaaggtcggagattactgccatccgacacaaatttaagagacgcaccctccgcaccgtaatctctttccggcgtcaggttttcatgcagctggaaagggaggacgatgttgagggccgctttactgtccggcacgagggagtagattatcaggtgtactggagctccgagcgcccacggtgccatgcgtgcagggaggtggggcactttcggagggactgtcctgccgcccggaacccgagggagcccacttcgggcaccagtgccgcagctacctctgcccctgatcctactcctgcgcgtgcgcctgcacctgcatctgaccctgcccccgcccgtgatcctgccccagcccctcaccctgcccctacccctacccctgtccctacttctacggttgggtcggtccctgctcctctccctgtagttcaggtgggggacggggtggagtctgtgcggagtaagaaggcaaaggggaaatctaaacatagtaagaagcgggcctttgaggccgcagagctcacacccatttcgtctgaagtggagcgtggggctcggggaggtgcgcaagcagacggggcgatggaaacagaaggcgccgccccatcggtgaagcctgcacctgtgtgctcctcca contains the following coding sequences:
- the LOC134347323 gene encoding E3 ubiquitin-protein ligase RNF19B-like, coding for MEEERCPDVNGGKTTALPPVLERNQLPGELPAAAAGSYAVSSRRQTQSKLAGLRSFPCTRCNGSRVPWQTLRHLVAFTQQELSSAEESLRHNCRNHPNELRKCPQCAQLVQRSSSEVLCVECPRCPGWSEKDFRFCWNCGREWEGSLTPGVTCPHSDCSSLVVLSSCKSIERLNSKVHGCPSVRPCPRCKLLMAHQGGCNYMICPSCKHHFCYRCLQPIGSFHYTCPILPNPSVR